One stretch of Anabrus simplex isolate iqAnaSimp1 chromosome 3, ASM4041472v1, whole genome shotgun sequence DNA includes these proteins:
- the thoc7 gene encoding THO complex subunit 7 homolog isoform X2 has translation MYLDNKTLHQVAHDRMLAQLAQCEFAVTKSRLSATMSAAELQNYENLSQQIEAGIEQAKYDIERTKLEFQDAKTVRKNRIEYDVLAKVISEQPDRKETDEKLTQLRKELGSLEETREQLERKLDMRRKQFHVLVTSIHQLQAMLDDTEEIMETSLDAFDDDTLSYGIPWQRIWLMLIKRLITQDFVQIIKITLLVLMILTWLIELHSNSSHGEKLRLAAEERFFFQLDS, from the exons CCAAGTAGCCCATGATCGAATGTTAGCACAACTTGCTCAGTGCGAGTTTGCTGTGACTAAGTCTCGTTTATCGGCTACCATGAGTGCAGCGGAACTGCAGAATTATGAGAATTTATCGCAACAGATAGAAGCTGGAATAGAACAGGCAAAGTATGATATAGAAAGAACAAAATTAGAGTTTCAAGATGCAAAGACAGTGCGAAAGAATCGTATTGAGTATGATGTGTTGGCGAAAGTTATTAGCGAGCAGCCAGATCGGAAAGAAACTGATGAGAAGTTAACTCAGCTTCGTAAGGAACTTGGGTCGCTTGAG GAAACAAGGGAACAACTGGAGAGGAAATTAGACATGAGAAGAAAGCAGTTCCATGTTTTGGTGACATCAATCCACCAGTTGCAAGCCATGTTGGATGATACAGAGGAGATCATGGAAACATCACTTGATGCCTTCGATGATGAT actctttcatatgggatcccatggcagagaatctggCTGATGTTGATCAAAAGGCTGatcacccaagacttcgtccagatCATCAAGATCACCCTTCTGGTTTTAATGATTCTGACATGGCTGATCGAACTTCACAGCAACAGCAGCCACGGAGAGAAACTCAGACTCGCAGCTGAAGAACGGTTCTTTTTTCAGCTAGATTCGTAG